One segment of Gammaproteobacteria bacterium DNA contains the following:
- the bluB gene encoding 5,6-dimethylbenzimidazole synthase gives MLNLTHRFSEAEIDAVYKAIALRRDMRHFRPGQVPKEQLQRLLAAAHCAPSVGFMQPWRFIRVTDTALRRAIHALVEAERIRTAQAMGEREDEFMRLKVEGVLDCAEVLVAALMDGRERHIFGRRTLPEMDLASAACAIQNLWLAARAEGLGMGWVSLFDPDALARLLGMPLGARPVAVLCLGPVEQFYEKPMLEQEGWAQRQLLSELVSENGWPE, from the coding sequence ATGCTCAATTTGACCCACCGCTTCAGCGAGGCCGAAATCGACGCCGTGTACAAAGCCATTGCCTTGCGCCGCGACATGCGCCATTTCCGTCCGGGTCAGGTCCCGAAAGAACAACTGCAACGCCTGCTGGCGGCGGCCCACTGCGCGCCCAGCGTCGGTTTCATGCAACCTTGGCGTTTTATCCGTGTAACCGATACTGCTTTGCGCCGCGCCATTCACGCTCTGGTCGAAGCCGAACGCATCCGCACCGCTCAAGCTATGGGCGAGCGTGAGGATGAATTTATGCGCCTGAAAGTGGAAGGCGTACTGGACTGCGCGGAAGTGTTGGTGGCGGCGTTGATGGATGGACGTGAGCGTCATATCTTTGGCCGGCGTACCTTACCGGAGATGGATCTGGCCTCCGCCGCTTGCGCGATTCAAAACCTGTGGCTGGCGGCGCGGGCCGAGGGACTGGGTATGGGCTGGGTGTCGCTGTTTGACCCGGATGCGCTGGCCAGGTTGCTGGGAATGCCGCTGGGCGCGCGGCCCGTAGCCGTGCTGTGTCTGGGACCGGTCGAGCAGTTCTACGAAAAACCCATGTTGGAACAGGAAGGCTGGGCGCAACGCCAGCTGCTCAGTGAGTTGGTGAGTGAAAACGGCTGGCCGGAATGA
- the modA gene encoding molybdate ABC transporter substrate-binding protein, with protein MKARITRLLIGWALTVSSLATQAAQVQVAVAANFTAPMQKIAVEFEKDTGHQALLSFGATGKLYAQIKNGAPFQVFLAADDKTPAKLEAEGDTVPGSRFTYAIGTLVLWSAKPDFVDDQGKVLKKGDFKYLAITNPKTAPYGAAAIATLTKLGLFDALQSKLVTGENVSQTYQFIFTGNAELGFIALSQVIVDGQLTGGSTWIVPADLHEPIRQDAVILAKGQDQPAAQVLVDYLKSEKVKAIIESYGYGL; from the coding sequence ATGAAAGCACGTATTACCCGCTTACTGATAGGCTGGGCGCTTACCGTTTCTAGCCTGGCGACCCAAGCTGCTCAAGTCCAAGTCGCAGTCGCGGCCAATTTCACTGCGCCGATGCAGAAAATCGCCGTTGAATTTGAAAAAGACACCGGACACCAGGCGCTGCTGTCTTTTGGCGCGACCGGCAAGCTCTACGCGCAGATCAAAAACGGCGCGCCGTTCCAGGTTTTCCTCGCTGCTGATGACAAAACCCCGGCCAAACTGGAAGCCGAAGGTGATACCGTTCCCGGCAGCCGCTTCACCTACGCTATTGGAACACTGGTGTTGTGGTCGGCCAAGCCGGATTTTGTCGATGATCAGGGCAAGGTGTTGAAAAAAGGCGATTTCAAGTATCTAGCCATTACTAACCCCAAGACGGCTCCTTACGGCGCGGCGGCAATCGCCACGCTGACGAAACTAGGTCTGTTCGACGCGCTCCAGTCCAAATTGGTGACGGGCGAAAATGTCTCGCAGACCTATCAATTTATCTTCACTGGCAATGCCGAATTAGGCTTTATTGCTCTATCGCAAGTGATAGTTGATGGGCAGTTGACCGGCGGTTCCACCTGGATCGTCCCTGCCGACTTGCATGAGCCAATCCGCCAGGATGCGGTGATTCTCGCCAAGGGCCAGGATCAGCCGGCGGCGCAGGTGCTGGTTGATTATCTCAAGAGTGAAAAGGTCAAAGCTATTATCGAATCTTATGGTTACGGGCTTTGA
- the modB gene encoding molybdate ABC transporter permease subunit encodes MILLIVGTPIAWWLARTGSKWKGVIGAVVALPLVLPPTVLGFYLLIALGPHGPVGQLTQLLGWGVLPFTFAGLVVASVFYSMPFVVQPLQQAFEAIGVRPLEVAATLRASPWDAFFTVVLPLAKPGFITAAILGFAHTVGEFGVVLMIGGNIPEKTRVVSVQIYDHVEALEYAEAHLLAGGMLLFSFFVLLALYSRKGTHTWK; translated from the coding sequence ATGATTCTGCTGATCGTGGGGACGCCCATCGCCTGGTGGCTGGCCCGCACTGGTTCAAAATGGAAAGGTGTGATTGGCGCGGTAGTGGCCTTACCGCTGGTGCTGCCGCCGACCGTCCTTGGGTTTTACCTGCTGATCGCCCTGGGACCGCACGGGCCGGTTGGTCAGCTTACCCAGCTCCTGGGCTGGGGCGTTCTGCCCTTCACCTTCGCCGGGTTGGTGGTGGCCTCCGTGTTTTATTCGATGCCTTTTGTCGTGCAACCCCTGCAACAGGCATTCGAGGCGATTGGCGTCCGACCGCTGGAAGTGGCGGCGACCCTGCGTGCCAGTCCCTGGGATGCCTTCTTCACGGTCGTTTTACCGCTGGCCAAGCCTGGCTTCATTACCGCCGCGATTCTCGGCTTTGCCCACACCGTCGGGGAATTCGGCGTGGTGCTGATGATTGGCGGCAACATCCCGGAGAAGACTCGGGTAGTGTCGGTGCAAATCTACGATCACGTCGAGGCGCTGGAATACGCTGAGGCCCATCTGCTGGCGGGCGGCATGTTGCTGTTTAGCTTCTTTGTGCTGCTGGCGCTGTATTCCCGCAAGGGAACGCACACTTGGAAATAA
- the modC gene encoding molybdenum ABC transporter ATP-binding protein, whose protein sequence is MEITPDSIIQARFQVIWPGFTLDVDLELPGRGVTALFGHSGSGKTTLLRCLAGLEQHGHGFLRFKGAVWQDSARGIFRPTHQRPLGYVFQEASLFPHLSVRNNLDYGRKRVNSGHKVSLDHAVELLGIGYLLDRMPDRLSGGERQRVAIARALATSPELLLMDEPLAALDLKRKTEILPYLERLHDELKIPVCYVSHLPDEVARLADYVVLLTEGRAVAAGGLRETLARLDLPTAFTEDAGVVIEAVVAEHDERYYLTRLDFPGGSIFVARRRETIGYKLRFRVHARDVSLALTRAEGTSIVNLLPATVTEIADADTPAHVLVRLNADGTPLIARITRRSLDHLSVVPGKPLWVQIKAVALLT, encoded by the coding sequence TTGGAAATAACCCCCGACTCGATCATCCAGGCCCGTTTTCAGGTGATCTGGCCGGGCTTTACCCTGGACGTCGATCTTGAACTACCCGGTCGCGGGGTAACCGCGCTATTTGGCCATTCCGGTTCAGGCAAAACGACCTTATTACGTTGCCTGGCCGGACTAGAACAGCACGGACATGGATTTCTACGGTTCAAGGGTGCGGTCTGGCAGGACAGTGCGCGCGGCATTTTCCGGCCCACGCATCAACGCCCATTAGGTTATGTGTTTCAGGAAGCCAGTTTGTTTCCGCATCTGTCCGTTCGGAACAATCTCGACTATGGACGCAAGCGGGTGAACAGCGGGCACAAGGTGTCGCTCGACCATGCGGTGGAGTTGCTCGGCATTGGCTATTTGCTGGACCGAATGCCTGACCGGCTTTCTGGCGGGGAACGTCAACGAGTGGCTATCGCCCGGGCATTAGCGACCAGCCCGGAACTGTTGTTGATGGACGAGCCGTTGGCGGCGTTGGATCTGAAACGCAAAACTGAAATCCTGCCTTATCTCGAGCGTCTGCACGACGAGTTGAAAATCCCGGTGTGCTATGTCAGCCACTTGCCGGACGAGGTGGCGCGGCTGGCCGATTACGTCGTGTTGCTGACCGAAGGTCGCGCCGTAGCTGCAGGCGGTCTGCGCGAAACCCTGGCGCGCCTGGATTTGCCTACGGCGTTCACCGAAGACGCCGGGGTCGTCATCGAAGCGGTGGTCGCGGAGCATGATGAACGCTATTACCTGACCCGGCTGGATTTTCCCGGCGGCAGCATCTTTGTAGCGCGACGGCGGGAAACCATAGGGTATAAGCTGCGCTTCCGCGTCCATGCCCGCGATGTTAGTTTGGCGTTGACCCGCGCCGAAGGGACCAGCATCGTCAATCTGTTGCCGGCCACGGTCACCGAGATTGCCGACGCTGATACGCCAGCGCATGTGCTGGTTCGATTGAATGCCGACGGTACGCCGCTCATCGCCCGCATCACCCGCCGCTCACTGGATCACTTGAGTGTTGTTCCTGGCAAGCCCCTGTGGGTGCAGATTAAGGCGGTGGCGCTGCTGACATGA